The following proteins are co-located in the Vigna angularis cultivar LongXiaoDou No.4 chromosome 2, ASM1680809v1, whole genome shotgun sequence genome:
- the LOC108328559 gene encoding uncharacterized protein At5g39865, with amino-acid sequence MPSNFLDTTGIMVRGRFVRKLKLLLTITNLKKQGFVLQKRFPTPYHDYKENNLSELVLEDGNHFEEEEATVGSKEITKLSEEKLSDKMASCNNQYPSLSDFKELCPPGGNHSIVLYTTSLRGIRKTFRDCNTIRFLLRSFKIVYHERDVSLHLEFREELWKILGGKVIPPKLFINGRYIGGADEVVGLHETGWLGKFLEGTPTHSSDSPCTGCANIGFAICSNCCGSCKVFSANRDNNDECFVRCPDCNENGLVKCPVCC; translated from the coding sequence ATGCCATCCAATTTTCTAGACACAACAGGAATAATGGTGAGGGGAAGGTTCGTCAGAAAACTAAAACTCCTCCTAACCATTACCAACTTGAAGAAACAAGGCTTTGTTCTTCAAAAAAGGTTTCCAACCCCATATCATGACTACAAAGAAAACAACCTGTCTGAGCTAGTGCTTGAGGATGGTAATCATTTTGAGGAGGAAGAAGCCACCGTAGGGTCCAAAGAAATCACTAAACTTTCGGAAGAAAAGTTATCAGACAAGATGGCATCATGCAACAACCAATACCCATCTCTCAGTGATTTCAAAGAGTTATGTCCACCAGGAGGGAACCACTCGATCGTTCTCTACACAACAAGCTTGAGAGGGATAAGGAAAACGTTTCGTGACTGTAACACCATCCGTTTCTTGTTGAGGAGCTTCAAAATAGTGTACCATGAGAGGGATGTGTCTCTGCACTTGGAGTTCAGAGAGGAGCTGTGGAAAATCTTGGGAGGGAAAGTTATTCCTCCAAAGCTTTTCATCAATGGAAGGTACATTGGAGGAGCTGATGAAGTGGTTGGGTTGCATGAGACGGGGTGGCTCGGGAAGTTTCTAGAAGGAACACCAACTCACTCTAGTGATTCTCCTTGTACTGGCTGTGCCAACATTGGATTCGCCATTTGTTCCAACTGTTGTGGAAGTTGCAAAGTGTTCAGTGCCAACAGGGACAACAATGATGAATGCTTCGTTAGATGTCCTGATTGCAACGAGAATGGCCTTGTCAAATGCCCCGTTTGCTGCTAG
- the LOC108327590 gene encoding uncharacterized acetyltransferase At3g50280 — protein MKALGVAYISRTYPVCSFQEKQPSGTWYMLSTTMPSSSSSSFSSDDAITVLSKCTVLPHQNSTLGDLKLSISDLNMLLSHYIQKGCLFTTPSLPSHTLIPHLINALSHTLSLFPPFAGRLKTDHHGYVYIACNDAGVDFIHATADHISVTDLLLPSHLHPTLNHLFPFHHKISYTAHSSPIMAFQVTELVDGLFIGCAVCHAVTDGASFWNFFNTFASLSKGVTICPSRPPDFRRDSILTSKILLRLPKEIKVTFNVDAPFRERIFSFSRESIQKLKAVVNNGGKIYWLENVELMGKLSHDTQAKTTEISSFQSLCALMWRSVTKARNLEGSKVTTFRMAVNVRHRMEPKLGDHYFGNAIQSIATCAEAGDVVSSELGWCAEQLNKSVKAFDSATVCRNVENWEREPKCFELGNHDGATLQMGSSPRFPMYDNDFGWGRPLAVRSGGANKFDGKMSAFPGRNGGGSVDLEVVLAPHTMDKLLSDPEFMSYVSG, from the exons ATGAAGGCACTTGGAGTGGCCTATATAAGTAGGACATATCCTGTGTGCTCTTTTCAAGAGAAGCAACCAAGTGGTACATGGTATATGTTATCTACAACAatgccttcttcttcttcttcttctttctcttccgATGATGCAATCACTGTCCTCTCAAAATGCACTGTTCTGCCTCACCAAAATTCCACTCTAGGTGATCTCAAGCTCTCTATATCTGACCTTAACATGCTTCTCTCTCACTACATTCAAAAGGGCTGTCTCTTCACCACCCCATCTCTCCCCTCTCACACTCTCATCCCTCACCTCATCAACGCGCTTTCTCACACACTCTCCCTTTTCCCTCCCTTCGCTGGCCGTCTCAAAACTGACCATCACGGCTACGTCTACATCGCATGCAACGATGCTGGCGTCGACTTCATCCACGCCACCGCCGATCATATCTCCGTTACCGACCTCCTGCTTCCTTCCCATCTTCATCCAACCCTCAACCACCTCTTTCCTTTCCACCACAAAATTAGTTACACCGCTCATTCCTCCCCTATCATGGCCTTTCAGGTCACCGAGCTCGTTGACGGCCTTTTCATCGGTTGTGCTGTCTGCCACGCTGTCACCGACGGAGCCTCCTTCTGGAACTTCTTTAACACCTTCGCTTCACTTTCTAAAGGAGTAACCATATGTCCCTCCAGGCCTCCGGATTTTCGTCGGGATTCCATCCTCACCTCCAAAATTCTGCTTCGGCTGCCAAAAG AAATCAAGGTGACCTTCAACGTTGACGCACCCTTTCGCGAGAGAATCTTCAGCTTCAGCCGTGAGTCAATTCAGAAGCTGAAAGCCGTAGTGAATAATGGTGGGAAAATTTATTGGTTGGAGAATGTTGAGTTGATGGGAAAGCTGAGCCACGATACACAAGCGAAAACGACGGAGATTTCATCGTTTCAATCGTTGTGCGCGCTGATGTGGCGGTCCGTTACAAAGGCGAGGAATCTGGAAGGGAGTAAAGTGACGACGTTTCGAATGGCAGTCAATGTTCGACATCGCATGGAGCCCAAGTTGGGAGACCATTACTTTGGAAACGCGATTCAGAGCATTGCCACGTGTGCAGAAGCGGGTGACGTGGTGTCTAGCGAGCTTGGATGGTGCGCGGAGCAACTGAACAAAAGCGTAAAGGCGTTCGACAGTGCCACAGTGTGCCGCAACGTGGAGAATTGGGAGCGTGAGCCAAAGTGCTTCGAGTTGGGGAACCACGATGGCGCCACTTTGCAGATGGGAAGCTCGCCCAGATTTCCGATGTACGACAATGATTTTGGATGGGGGCGGCCCCTCGCTGTGCGGAGCGGTGGAGCCAACAAGTTTGATGGCAAAATGTCGGCGTTTCCAGGTAGGAATGGCGGTGGTAGCGTTGACTTGGAGGTGGTTTTGGCGCCTCACACCATGGACAAACTTCTCTCTGATCCCGAGTTCATGTCTTATGTCTCCGGTTAG